A portion of the Marinobacter alexandrii genome contains these proteins:
- a CDS encoding glycosyltransferase translates to MNQQKKKIVFFTSYPPRECGIATFSLDLISALSRQFGETFQIEVCALDNGKVERNYPEEVSYQLDVTDPEDVEDVANDINEDGYIVGVCFQHEFGLFIGKYGQSLLDLLGQLKKPIYTTFHTVLPSPNKELKKVVEKIISKSQKVVVMTKNASNVLGKFYRISKKKVVVIPHGTHLVNWKKPESLKEKYDLSGHLILSTFGLLGPNKSIETTLKALPDIIASHPSVKFLVLGKTHPELVKRDGETYRSKLKRLVKKLGIEEHVLFINKYLSLDELLEYLQMTDVYLFTSKDPNQAVSGTFAYALSCACPIVSTPIPHALEMLDENVGRIIDFEDHTQLANETNELLSSHNKRVEMSLNAFHKTRITVWENVAIQYADLFKKCLPSEDQFEYSYPNISLQHLKRMTTDEGILQFSSLGIPDLSSGFTLDDNARAMIGTIMHYSQFQNPEDLILIEKYFTFIKYCQKPNGRFNNYVDIYGEFHKQNHYTNLEDSNGRAVWALGYLVANHKVLPHDLVTKAIIALSQAADWMIRVKSPRSMAFVIKGLYYHHQYLKNQTFTEIVESLSNRLIQHYQDQSHDDWYWFEGYLTYANSVLPEALMLSSELIKNDHKKAVAIKSLDFLISKIFKKGKIKVISNRGWMHKGEENTHYGEQPIDVAYTILALDNFYRISGDKKYKDYLKTAFEWFLGNNHLNQIIYNPISGGCYDGLEEDHPNLNEGAESTVCYLMSRLIMESYKRKAADRPVRYLPFKNHGVKQKLLTIKVS, encoded by the coding sequence ATGAACCAGCAAAAGAAGAAGATAGTGTTTTTCACCAGTTACCCACCTCGTGAATGTGGTATTGCCACATTTAGCTTGGATTTAATTTCTGCACTTAGCAGGCAATTTGGAGAAACATTTCAAATAGAAGTCTGCGCTTTGGATAATGGAAAAGTGGAGAGAAACTATCCAGAGGAAGTTAGTTATCAACTGGATGTTACAGACCCTGAGGATGTAGAGGATGTGGCAAATGACATCAATGAAGATGGATACATAGTAGGGGTTTGCTTTCAGCACGAATTTGGATTATTTATAGGTAAATACGGACAGAGCCTTTTGGATCTATTAGGACAGTTGAAAAAACCTATCTATACCACATTCCATACCGTGCTACCTTCTCCAAATAAGGAATTAAAAAAGGTAGTTGAAAAGATCATTTCCAAATCGCAAAAAGTGGTGGTGATGACAAAAAATGCTTCGAACGTGCTTGGAAAATTCTATCGGATTAGTAAGAAGAAAGTGGTTGTTATCCCTCATGGAACGCATTTGGTTAATTGGAAAAAGCCAGAATCACTCAAAGAAAAATATGACTTAAGTGGTCATTTAATTTTATCCACTTTTGGCTTACTTGGTCCGAATAAGAGTATCGAAACTACTCTTAAGGCTCTTCCGGATATCATAGCTTCCCATCCAAGTGTAAAGTTCCTTGTATTAGGAAAAACACATCCCGAGCTGGTAAAGCGAGATGGAGAAACTTATCGTAGTAAACTAAAACGTTTAGTGAAGAAACTGGGTATTGAAGAGCATGTCTTATTCATCAATAAATACTTATCACTTGATGAACTATTAGAGTATCTGCAGATGACCGATGTGTACTTGTTTACATCGAAGGATCCTAATCAAGCAGTGAGCGGAACATTTGCCTATGCACTTAGCTGCGCATGTCCGATAGTCTCCACACCTATACCGCATGCGCTTGAAATGTTGGATGAAAATGTAGGAAGAATAATTGATTTTGAAGACCATACACAATTGGCAAATGAAACAAATGAACTCCTTTCCAGTCATAATAAGCGGGTGGAGATGTCATTAAATGCTTTTCATAAAACTCGGATAACTGTCTGGGAAAATGTGGCTATTCAATATGCTGATCTATTCAAGAAATGTTTGCCATCAGAAGATCAATTCGAGTACAGTTATCCAAATATTTCACTCCAGCATCTAAAAAGGATGACCACCGATGAGGGTATTCTACAGTTTTCATCATTAGGTATTCCAGACCTGTCCTCTGGCTTCACGCTGGACGACAATGCAAGGGCGATGATAGGCACTATCATGCACTATTCTCAGTTTCAAAATCCAGAGGACTTAATCTTAATTGAAAAATATTTTACATTCATTAAATACTGTCAGAAGCCTAACGGGAGGTTCAATAATTATGTAGATATCTATGGAGAGTTTCATAAGCAGAATCATTATACAAATTTGGAAGATTCTAATGGTCGTGCGGTCTGGGCGTTGGGCTACCTCGTGGCGAACCACAAAGTTCTGCCGCATGATCTTGTTACGAAAGCCATCATCGCTTTGTCTCAAGCCGCGGACTGGATGATTAGAGTCAAATCCCCTCGTTCTATGGCATTTGTAATTAAAGGTCTTTATTACCATCATCAATACCTTAAGAACCAGACATTTACGGAGATTGTAGAAAGCCTAAGTAATCGACTTATCCAGCATTACCAAGATCAGTCACACGATGATTGGTATTGGTTTGAAGGGTATCTCACTTATGCCAATAGCGTGTTGCCGGAGGCCCTTATGTTATCAAGCGAGTTGATTAAGAATGACCATAAAAAGGCAGTAGCAATCAAATCGCTTGACTTTTTGATCTCAAAGATTTTCAAAAAAGGGAAAATCAAAGTCATTTCCAATAGAGGCTGGATGCATAAGGGTGAAGAGAATACTCATTATGGAGAGCAACCTATTGATGTGGCTTACACCATACTCGCGTTGGATAATTTTTATAGAATATCAGGAGATAAAAAATACAAGGATTACTTAAAAACAGCTTTTGAGTGGTTTTTGGGAAATAACCATCTCAATCAAATTATTTACAACCCCATATCTGGAGGTTGCTATGATGGGCTGGAAGAAGATCATCCAAATCTCAATGAAGGAGCTGAGTCCACAGTATGTTATCTGATGTCCAGATTGATAATGGAGTCCTACAAAAGAAAAGCAGCAGATCGTCCAGTCAGATATTTGCCATTCAAAAACCATGGTGTTAAGCAAAAACTACTAACCATTAAGGTTTCATAA
- a CDS encoding ATP-binding protein, whose product MEAYVFSLYFDSEMSRMIVVVLGLPGSGKSYFAEKFAEVIGAHYISSDQVRVTLFEEKDYSLRAKEKVYHEMLRLAKDSLKNENDVVLDGTFYLKKWRGVVRSTFERIAKCYFIEVQASEALIKKRIQKKRFFSDADFGVYQQLKRVFQPMKRPHLELDSTNENIEEMIKISLDYIQLNKEI is encoded by the coding sequence ATGGAAGCATATGTATTCAGTCTCTATTTTGATTCTGAAATGAGTAGGATGATTGTAGTTGTCTTAGGATTACCTGGATCAGGTAAAAGCTACTTCGCAGAAAAGTTTGCAGAAGTAATAGGAGCACATTACATCAGTTCGGATCAAGTGAGAGTAACACTCTTTGAGGAGAAAGATTACTCATTGAGAGCAAAGGAAAAAGTATATCATGAGATGTTGAGACTAGCAAAAGACTCATTAAAGAATGAAAATGATGTAGTACTAGATGGCACTTTCTATTTGAAAAAATGGAGAGGAGTGGTAAGAAGCACTTTTGAGAGAATAGCCAAATGTTACTTCATAGAAGTACAAGCTTCTGAAGCATTGATAAAAAAGCGAATTCAGAAGAAAAGATTTTTTAGTGATGCAGATTTTGGAGTGTATCAACAATTGAAGAGGGTATTTCAACCGATGAAAAGGCCACACTTGGAGCTTGATTCAACGAATGAAAACATAGAGGAAATGATCAAAATATCATTGGATTACATACAGCTAAATAAAGAAATATGA